In Streptomyces seoulensis, the following are encoded in one genomic region:
- a CDS encoding GNAT family N-acetyltransferase produces the protein MPYLISLVLPEGTLSGRPQPEIPAGAGLRLRPWRTEDAPAVHAAFQDPTLNQWHAKSCDSPEEAAGWIESWHGQWARECDAQWAVVHADTGELRGRAALRQIRLRDGVAEVAYWTVASARGQGVARHATDALVRWSFDEIGFNRLELMHATANTASCRVATKAGFAVEGTRRRALLHPDGWHDMHLHARLKGD, from the coding sequence ATGCCCTATCTGATCAGCCTGGTGCTGCCCGAAGGAACCCTGTCCGGCCGGCCGCAGCCCGAGATCCCGGCCGGTGCCGGGCTGCGCCTGCGCCCCTGGCGGACCGAGGACGCGCCCGCCGTCCACGCCGCCTTCCAGGACCCCACGCTCAACCAGTGGCACGCCAAGTCCTGCGACTCCCCCGAGGAGGCCGCCGGCTGGATCGAGAGCTGGCACGGACAGTGGGCGCGCGAGTGCGACGCCCAGTGGGCCGTGGTGCACGCGGACACCGGCGAACTGCGCGGCCGGGCCGCGCTGCGGCAGATCCGGCTGCGGGACGGCGTGGCCGAGGTCGCGTACTGGACGGTGGCGTCGGCGCGCGGGCAGGGTGTGGCCCGGCACGCCACGGACGCGCTGGTGCGCTGGTCGTTCGACGAGATCGGCTTCAACCGGCTGGAGCTGATGCACGCCACCGCCAACACGGCGTCCTGCCGGGTCGCCACCAAGGCCGGGTTCGCGGTGGAGGGCACCCGGCGCCGGGCGCTGCTGCACCCCGACGGCTGGCACGACATGCATCTGCACGCCCGGCTCAAGGGCGACTGA
- a CDS encoding siderophore-interacting protein has protein sequence MAERPGRKPRKLHSAQVVRTERLTPHVQRIVLGGAGLADFSADTWTDHYVKLLFAPVDGMTYPEPFDLERIREELPREQWPVTRTYTVRAWDAGRREMTLDFVIHGDEGLAGPWATRVQPGETLRFFGPGGAYTPDVTADWQLFVGDESALPAIARSLETLPPGTPAHAFVEVAGPEEEQKIDSDVEVVWLHRGNRPVGEALLEAVRALEFPEGRPHAFVHGEASFVKELRRMLRVEAQIPREDLSISGYWRLGHNEDGWQASKPEWNARIEAEQEDAAA, from the coding sequence ATGGCAGAGCGTCCGGGGCGAAAGCCGCGCAAGCTCCATTCCGCCCAGGTGGTACGCACCGAGCGGCTGACCCCGCACGTCCAGCGGATCGTGCTCGGCGGCGCCGGACTGGCCGACTTCTCGGCCGACACCTGGACCGACCACTATGTGAAGCTGCTCTTCGCCCCGGTGGACGGGATGACCTACCCGGAGCCGTTCGACCTGGAGCGGATCCGCGAGGAACTCCCCCGCGAACAGTGGCCGGTGACCCGTACGTACACCGTGCGCGCGTGGGACGCCGGGCGCCGGGAGATGACCCTGGACTTCGTCATCCACGGTGACGAGGGCCTCGCCGGGCCCTGGGCCACCCGCGTCCAGCCGGGCGAGACCCTGCGCTTCTTCGGCCCCGGCGGCGCCTACACCCCCGATGTGACGGCCGACTGGCAGCTGTTCGTCGGGGACGAGAGCGCGCTGCCCGCCATCGCCCGCTCCCTGGAGACCCTGCCGCCGGGCACGCCAGCGCACGCCTTCGTGGAGGTGGCCGGGCCCGAGGAGGAGCAGAAGATCGACTCCGATGTGGAGGTCGTCTGGCTGCACCGGGGGAACCGCCCGGTCGGCGAGGCCCTGCTGGAGGCCGTACGGGCGCTGGAGTTCCCCGAGGGCCGTCCGCACGCCTTCGTGCACGGCGAGGCGTCCTTCGTGAAGGAGCTGCGCCGGATGCTGCGGGTCGAGGCGCAGATCCCCCGCGAGGACCTGTCCATCTCCGGCTACTGGCGCCTGGGCCACAACGAGGACGGCTGGCAGGCCAGCAAGCCGGAGTGGAACGCGCGCATCGAGGCCGAGCAGGAGGACGCGGCCGCGTGA
- a CDS encoding DUF742 domain-containing protein, giving the protein MTPRRKRRLPQEAPSPPPVAPDAGEEAEEGSPERLYAVTGLHEGGRAQLDLVTLIVARSAPPPTSAPEQAAVLRLCSSPLSVAELSAYLDLPFSATTALLTELIGADLVQARAPIVRQALPDRTLLEAVMHGLQRL; this is encoded by the coding sequence ATGACCCCGCGCCGCAAACGGCGCCTGCCGCAGGAGGCGCCCTCCCCGCCGCCCGTAGCCCCGGACGCGGGCGAGGAGGCGGAGGAGGGCAGCCCCGAGCGGCTGTACGCCGTCACCGGACTGCACGAGGGCGGCCGGGCGCAGCTCGATCTGGTCACCCTGATCGTGGCGCGCTCGGCGCCCCCGCCGACCAGCGCCCCCGAACAGGCGGCCGTGCTCCGGCTCTGCTCCTCGCCCCTGTCCGTGGCCGAACTCTCGGCCTACCTCGACCTGCCGTTCAGCGCGACGACCGCGCTGCTCACCGAGCTGATCGGCGCCGACCTGGTGCAGGCCCGCGCCCCGATCGTCCGCCAGGCGCTCCCCGACCGGACCCTCCTCGAAGCGGTGATGCATGGACTCCAACGCCTCTGA
- a CDS encoding ATP-binding protein gives MVSVQKPPGVRERPYAQVLLPPALVMAAITAAAVFLVPGPARIAVACCGLVATALLLATASEVVRRGRQLRSVEAENARHTAYLEQRIAAHDAEIVRLGSEVLPLALGRLRGGERLRDVLRTVVDEDPELRHLPPSQRELLRVALRGAEHEINMRDATQRAFVTTARRVQAIVHQQAKELREMEEDHGRNAEVFDDLLRVDHGTALIGRLADSISVLGGGRPGRQWPVPVSLYSVLRGAMSRILEFPRINLASIVNINIKGTSVEPVIHAAAELFDNATRYSPPSTKVHVTAFEVQSGLAIEIEDAGVSLSEEGRARIEQMILDARADDDAHNLGDSPRLGLAVVGRLCNAFDMDVSLRASAYGGVRAILVVPRDMLTTEPGVGAAHGIGATAVPMPELGALEGPKRPPKRRRPTAPRVPAPTSMEDDAPEVTEWTPNGLPQRRSRVTVPLSQRYAEQAAIEQAEREGRPSIWSQPEPEPRPPADPERQKLLDREPGMWVDAFWEGMKKGNEGAHPTDFTRNPTAYLHLIDDSADTGAGDEGEPK, from the coding sequence ATGGTGAGTGTTCAGAAACCTCCCGGTGTCCGTGAACGACCGTACGCACAGGTGTTGTTGCCGCCCGCCCTGGTGATGGCCGCGATCACCGCGGCCGCCGTGTTCCTGGTGCCGGGCCCCGCCCGGATCGCCGTCGCCTGCTGTGGGCTGGTGGCCACCGCGCTGCTGCTCGCCACCGCGAGCGAGGTGGTGCGGCGCGGGCGTCAACTCCGGTCCGTGGAAGCCGAGAACGCCCGGCACACCGCGTATCTGGAGCAGCGCATCGCCGCGCATGACGCGGAGATCGTCCGCCTCGGCTCCGAGGTGCTGCCGCTGGCGCTCGGGCGGCTGCGCGGTGGCGAGCGACTGCGGGACGTGCTGCGCACCGTCGTCGACGAGGACCCCGAGCTGCGTCATCTCCCGCCGTCCCAGCGCGAGTTGCTCCGGGTCGCGCTGCGCGGTGCCGAGCACGAGATCAACATGAGGGACGCCACTCAGCGGGCCTTCGTCACCACCGCCCGGCGCGTGCAGGCCATCGTCCACCAACAGGCCAAGGAACTGCGGGAGATGGAGGAGGACCACGGCCGCAACGCCGAGGTCTTCGACGACCTGCTGCGCGTCGACCACGGCACCGCGCTGATCGGCCGCCTCGCCGACTCCATCTCGGTCCTCGGCGGCGGCCGGCCGGGGCGCCAGTGGCCGGTGCCCGTCTCGCTCTACAGCGTGCTGCGGGGCGCGATGTCCCGCATCCTGGAGTTCCCCCGGATCAACCTCGCCTCGATCGTCAACATCAACATCAAGGGCACCTCGGTCGAGCCGGTCATCCACGCGGCCGCCGAGCTGTTCGACAACGCCACCCGCTACTCGCCGCCCTCGACCAAGGTGCATGTCACCGCCTTCGAGGTGCAGAGCGGCCTCGCCATCGAGATCGAGGACGCCGGCGTCAGCCTCAGCGAGGAGGGCCGGGCCCGGATCGAGCAGATGATCCTGGACGCCCGCGCCGACGACGACGCGCACAACCTCGGCGACAGCCCCCGGCTCGGCCTCGCCGTGGTCGGCCGGCTCTGCAACGCCTTCGACATGGACGTCTCGCTGCGCGCCTCCGCGTACGGCGGCGTCCGCGCCATCCTCGTCGTCCCCCGCGACATGCTCACCACCGAACCCGGCGTCGGCGCCGCGCACGGCATCGGCGCCACCGCCGTACCGATGCCCGAACTCGGCGCGCTGGAGGGTCCCAAGCGGCCGCCCAAGCGCCGCCGCCCCACCGCACCGCGCGTCCCGGCACCCACCTCGATGGAGGACGACGCCCCCGAGGTCACCGAGTGGACGCCGAACGGGCTGCCGCAGCGCCGCAGCCGGGTGACCGTACCGCTCAGCCAGCGCTACGCCGAACAGGCCGCCATCGAGCAGGCCGAGCGCGAGGGGCGGCCCAGCATCTGGTCCCAGCCCGAACCCGAGCCCCGGCCCCCGGCCGACCCGGAGCGGCAGAAGCTTCTCGACCGCGAACCGGGCATGTGGGTCGACGCCTTCTGGGAGGGCATGAAGAAGGGCAACGAAGGCGCCCACCCCACCGACTTCACCCGGAATCCGACCGCCTACCTGCATCTGATCGACGACTCGGCCGACACCGGAGCCGGCGACGAGGGGGAGCCCAAGTGA
- a CDS encoding DEAD/DEAH box helicase: MIVLLSVRAGTLESTMTEDLSPAERYAASRVRAAEQATALAGFREMYDFGLDDFQVEACTALEDGKGVLVAAPTGSGKTIVGEFAVQLALEQGKKCFYTTPIKALSNQKYADLCRRYGADKVGLLTGDNSVNSDAPIVVMTTEVLRNMLYAGSQTLLGLGYVVMDEVHYLSDRFRGAVWEEVIIHLPESVTLVSLSATVSNAEEFGDWLDTVRGDTEVIVSEHRPVPLFQHVLAGRRMYDLFEEGEGAKKAVNPDLARLARMEATRPSYQDRRRGRAMREADRERERRQRQRAWTPGRPEVIERLDAEGLLPAITFIFSRAACEAAVQQCMYAGLRLNDEEEREQVRALVEERTANIPPEDLHVLGYYEWLEGLERGIAAHHAGMLPTFKEVVEELFVRGLVKAVFATETLALGINMPARSVVLEKLVKWNGEQHADITPGEYTQLTGRAGRRGIDVEGHAVVLWQRGMSPEHLAGLAGTRTYPLRSSFKPSYNMAVNLVEQFGRHRSRELLETSFAQFQADKSVVGISRQVQRNEEGLEGYKDSMTCHLGDFDEYARLRRELKDRETELARQGANQRRAEAAVALEKLKPGDIIHVPTGKYAGLALVLDPGVPAGRTGGQRGFDHHDGPRPLVLTAERQVKRLASMDFPVPVEALDRMRIPKTFNARSPQSRRDLASALRTKAGHIPPERARKKRAQAADDREIARLRTAIRAHPCHGCDDREDHARWAERYHRLQRDTSQLERRIEGRTNTIARTFDRIVALLTELDYLRGDEVTANGKRLARLYGELDLLASECLREGVWEGLGPAELAACVSALVYESRVSDDAMTPKLPSGPAQSALGEMVRIWGRLDALEEDFRISQTEGVGQREPDLGFAWIVHQWASGKGLDEVLREAEMPAGDFVRWTKQVIDVLGQVAAAAPAEGSTVAKNARKAVDQLLRGVVAYSSVG; encoded by the coding sequence ATGATCGTCCTGTTGTCGGTGCGGGCCGGTACGCTCGAAAGCACGATGACAGAGGACCTCTCACCGGCCGAGCGGTACGCGGCATCCCGAGTGCGGGCCGCCGAGCAGGCCACCGCGCTCGCGGGCTTCCGCGAGATGTACGACTTCGGCCTCGACGACTTCCAGGTGGAAGCCTGCACCGCACTCGAGGACGGCAAGGGCGTGCTGGTGGCCGCCCCCACCGGCTCGGGCAAGACGATCGTGGGCGAGTTCGCCGTCCAGCTCGCCCTGGAGCAGGGCAAGAAATGCTTCTACACGACGCCCATCAAGGCCCTGTCGAACCAGAAGTACGCCGACCTGTGCCGCCGCTACGGAGCCGACAAGGTCGGCCTCCTCACCGGTGACAACAGCGTCAACTCCGACGCCCCGATCGTCGTCATGACGACCGAGGTGCTGCGCAACATGCTGTACGCGGGCTCCCAGACCCTTCTGGGCCTCGGCTACGTGGTCATGGACGAGGTGCACTACCTCTCCGACCGCTTCCGGGGCGCCGTCTGGGAAGAGGTGATCATCCACCTGCCCGAGTCGGTGACCCTGGTGTCGCTGTCGGCCACCGTGTCCAACGCCGAGGAGTTCGGCGACTGGCTGGACACCGTGCGCGGCGACACCGAGGTGATCGTCTCCGAGCACCGCCCCGTACCGCTGTTCCAGCACGTGCTCGCCGGGCGGCGGATGTACGACCTGTTCGAGGAGGGCGAGGGAGCCAAGAAGGCCGTCAACCCCGACCTCGCCCGGCTCGCCCGGATGGAGGCCACCCGGCCCTCCTACCAGGACCGCAGGCGCGGCCGCGCCATGCGCGAGGCCGACCGGGAGCGGGAGCGCCGGCAGCGCCAGCGCGCCTGGACACCGGGCCGCCCCGAGGTCATCGAGCGCCTGGACGCCGAGGGCCTGCTGCCCGCCATCACCTTCATCTTCAGCCGCGCCGCCTGCGAGGCCGCCGTCCAGCAGTGCATGTACGCGGGGCTCAGGCTCAACGACGAGGAGGAGCGGGAGCAGGTCCGCGCCCTGGTCGAGGAGCGCACCGCGAACATCCCGCCCGAGGACCTGCACGTCCTCGGCTACTACGAATGGCTGGAGGGCCTGGAGCGCGGCATCGCCGCCCACCACGCCGGCATGCTGCCGACCTTCAAGGAGGTCGTGGAGGAGCTGTTCGTACGCGGCCTGGTCAAGGCCGTGTTCGCCACCGAGACCCTCGCGCTCGGCATCAACATGCCAGCCCGCTCGGTGGTGCTGGAGAAGCTCGTCAAGTGGAACGGCGAACAGCACGCCGACATCACCCCCGGCGAGTACACCCAGCTCACCGGCCGGGCCGGCCGCCGGGGCATCGACGTCGAGGGCCACGCCGTGGTGCTGTGGCAGCGGGGGATGAGCCCCGAGCACCTCGCCGGGCTCGCGGGCACCCGCACCTATCCGCTGCGCTCCAGCTTCAAGCCGTCGTACAACATGGCGGTCAACCTGGTCGAGCAGTTCGGGCGGCACCGCTCGCGGGAGCTGCTGGAGACGTCGTTCGCGCAGTTCCAGGCCGACAAGTCGGTCGTCGGGATCTCCCGGCAGGTGCAGCGCAACGAGGAGGGCCTGGAGGGCTACAAGGACTCCATGACCTGCCACCTCGGCGACTTCGACGAGTACGCGCGGCTGCGCCGCGAACTCAAGGACCGGGAGACCGAGCTGGCCCGGCAGGGCGCCAACCAGCGGCGCGCCGAGGCCGCAGTCGCCCTGGAGAAGCTCAAGCCGGGCGACATCATCCACGTGCCCACCGGCAAGTACGCGGGCCTCGCCCTCGTGCTCGACCCGGGCGTGCCCGCCGGGCGGACCGGCGGCCAGCGGGGCTTCGACCACCACGACGGGCCCCGCCCGCTGGTGCTCACCGCCGAACGGCAGGTCAAGCGGCTGGCGTCGATGGACTTCCCGGTCCCGGTGGAGGCGCTGGACCGGATGCGCATCCCGAAGACGTTCAACGCCCGCTCCCCGCAGTCCCGTCGGGACCTCGCCTCCGCGCTGCGCACCAAGGCCGGGCACATCCCGCCGGAGCGGGCCCGCAAGAAGCGTGCGCAGGCCGCCGACGACCGGGAGATCGCCCGGCTGCGCACCGCCATCCGCGCGCACCCCTGCCACGGCTGCGACGACCGCGAGGACCACGCCCGCTGGGCCGAGCGCTACCACCGGCTCCAGCGCGACACCTCGCAGCTGGAGCGGCGCATCGAGGGCCGCACCAACACCATCGCGCGGACCTTCGACCGGATCGTGGCCCTGCTGACCGAACTGGACTACCTCCGGGGCGACGAGGTCACCGCCAACGGCAAGCGGCTCGCCCGGCTCTACGGCGAGTTGGACCTGCTGGCCAGCGAATGCCTGCGCGAGGGCGTGTGGGAGGGGCTCGGCCCCGCCGAACTCGCCGCCTGCGTCTCGGCGTTGGTGTACGAGTCGCGGGTCAGCGACGACGCCATGACCCCCAAGCTGCCCTCCGGGCCGGCCCAGTCCGCGCTCGGCGAGATGGTGCGGATCTGGGGGCGGCTGGACGCGCTGGAGGAGGACTTCCGGATCAGCCAGACCGAGGGGGTCGGGCAGCGGGAGCCGGATCTCGGGTTCGCCTGGATCGTCCACCAGTGGGCTTCCGGCAAGGGGCTCGACGAGGTGCTGCGCGAGGCGGAGATGCCCGCGGGGGACTTCGTGCGGTGGACGAAGCAGGTGATCGACGTTCTCGGTCAGGTCGCGGCGGCTGCTCCTGCGGAGGGCTCGACGGTCGCCAAGAACGCGCGCAAGGCTGTTGATCAGCTGCTGCGGGGAGTGGTGGCCTACTCGTCCGTGGGATGA
- a CDS encoding pseudouridine synthase, with protein MRRRTQPPPAPLPQRRGVDPVRVRLPVNREDAGDGAWATVREHLVARMTGAGPGVVEAMFHAGAVVGADGLPVAPDAPYRPGMFVWFHRELPPEVPVPFPVEVVYRDEHIVVADKPHFLATTPRGSHVSETLLARLRHDLGLPELGAAHRLDRLTAGLVLFTVRPGERGAYQGLFRDRRVRKEYEAVAPYASELELPRTVRSRILKERGVLAAREIEGEPNAVTRVEIDGHRERDGLARYRLLPATGQTHQLRVHLNALGVPILGDPLYPEVTPATAPGDFRRPLQLLARRLEFTDPLTGARHSFVSGRTLQAWTAPEEWAGA; from the coding sequence ATGAGACGTCGTACGCAGCCCCCGCCCGCCCCGCTCCCCCAGCGCCGGGGCGTCGACCCCGTGCGGGTGCGGCTGCCCGTGAACAGGGAGGACGCGGGGGACGGGGCCTGGGCCACGGTGCGCGAGCATCTGGTGGCGCGGATGACGGGCGCCGGTCCGGGCGTGGTGGAGGCGATGTTCCACGCCGGGGCGGTGGTGGGCGCCGACGGGCTGCCGGTGGCGCCGGACGCGCCGTACCGGCCGGGGATGTTCGTGTGGTTCCACCGCGAGCTGCCGCCGGAGGTGCCGGTGCCGTTCCCGGTCGAGGTGGTGTACCGGGACGAGCACATCGTCGTCGCCGACAAGCCGCACTTCCTGGCCACCACCCCGCGCGGCTCCCACGTCTCCGAGACCCTGCTCGCCCGCCTCCGCCACGACCTCGGCCTGCCCGAACTCGGCGCCGCGCACCGCCTGGACCGGCTCACGGCCGGACTGGTCCTCTTCACCGTCCGCCCCGGCGAACGCGGCGCCTACCAGGGCCTGTTCCGCGACCGCCGGGTGCGCAAGGAGTACGAGGCCGTCGCCCCGTACGCCTCGGAGCTGGAGCTGCCCCGGACCGTACGCAGCCGGATTCTGAAGGAGCGCGGGGTGCTGGCCGCGCGGGAGATCGAGGGCGAGCCCAACGCGGTGACCCGGGTGGAGATCGACGGGCACCGCGAGCGGGACGGCCTGGCCCGGTACCGTCTGCTGCCCGCCACCGGCCAGACCCATCAGCTCCGGGTGCATCTGAACGCGCTCGGCGTCCCCATCCTCGGCGACCCCCTCTACCCGGAGGTGACCCCGGCCACCGCGCCCGGCGACTTCCGCCGCCCCCTCCAACTCCTCGCCCGCAGGCTGGAGTTCACCGACCCGCTGACCGGCGCCCGGCACAGCTTCGTCAGCGGGCGCACGCTCCAGGCGTGGACCGCGCCCGAGGAGTGGGCGGGCGCCTGA
- a CDS encoding roadblock/LC7 domain-containing protein has translation MIQQRANFDWMLKQLHDGVPGIEMIVVLSSDGLRIARYGGDPDAADRVAAACAGVQSLAAAVAQELPGSSGEMKLVVIEIDGGYFYLMAAGDNAYLAVLADVVCEPGRMGGMMRDLVVRIGAHLTSPPRRGGQAV, from the coding sequence GTGATCCAGCAGCGTGCCAACTTCGACTGGATGCTCAAGCAACTGCACGACGGCGTACCCGGCATCGAGATGATCGTGGTGCTCTCCTCGGACGGTCTGCGCATCGCCCGCTACGGCGGCGACCCCGACGCCGCCGACCGGGTGGCCGCCGCCTGCGCCGGCGTACAGAGCCTGGCGGCTGCGGTCGCCCAGGAACTCCCGGGCAGCAGCGGCGAGATGAAGCTCGTCGTCATCGAGATCGACGGCGGCTACTTCTATCTGATGGCCGCCGGGGACAACGCCTACCTCGCCGTCCTCGCCGACGTGGTGTGCGAGCCCGGCCGGATGGGCGGCATGATGCGCGACCTCGTCGTCCGGATCGGCGCCCATCTCACCTCCCCGCCCCGGCGCGGCGGGCAGGCCGTATGA
- a CDS encoding GTP-binding protein has translation MDSNASDAVPAIPGPRTGERLPQTAQAAVKIVIVGGFGVGKTTMVGSVSEIRPLTTEETMTQAGIGIDDDYGSETKTATTVAMDFGRISITGKLVLYLFGTPGQERFWFLWNRLFEGALGAVVLVDTRRLDVSFDVMGRLEERGVPFIVAVNSFPDAPRHPIEELRGALDLAPEIPIVECDVRRRASSRDTLLTLMHFLHSLARSGALT, from the coding sequence ATGGACTCCAACGCCTCTGACGCCGTCCCCGCGATCCCCGGCCCGCGCACCGGGGAACGGCTCCCGCAGACCGCGCAGGCCGCGGTGAAGATCGTGATCGTGGGCGGCTTCGGCGTCGGCAAGACCACCATGGTCGGCTCGGTCAGCGAGATCAGACCGCTGACCACCGAGGAGACCATGACCCAGGCCGGTATCGGCATCGACGACGACTACGGCTCCGAGACCAAGACCGCCACCACCGTGGCCATGGACTTCGGCCGTATCAGCATCACCGGGAAACTGGTGCTCTACCTCTTCGGCACCCCCGGCCAGGAACGCTTCTGGTTCCTGTGGAACCGCCTCTTCGAGGGCGCGCTCGGCGCGGTCGTCCTGGTCGACACCCGCCGGCTGGACGTCAGTTTCGACGTCATGGGCCGGCTGGAGGAACGCGGCGTGCCCTTCATCGTCGCCGTCAACTCCTTCCCGGACGCTCCCCGGCACCCCATCGAGGAACTGCGCGGCGCGCTCGACCTGGCGCCGGAGATCCCGATCGTCGAGTGCGACGTACGCCGCCGCGCCTCCAGCCGGGACACCCTGCTGACGCTGATGCACTTCCTGCACTCCCTCGCCCGGTCCGGCGCCCTGACCTGA
- a CDS encoding cytochrome P450: MTPEPQTPTGTPDTAPGPPPGCPAHGTGPGGLHRLYGPDAPDLDDLYERLREKHGPVAPVLLHDDVPMWVVLGHAENLHMVRSPSQYTRDSRGWTPLLEGMVKPDHPLMPHIARQPICAHAEGDEHQRLRAAVTAAMGTIDHRGLRRSINSSTQELVNRFCGRGRADLVSQFAEHLPMAVMCEILGMPEEFDDRMVQAARDALKGTDTAIQSHTYVMEALQGLTARRRARPEDDVTSHLVTHPAGLSDDEVREHLRLLLFAAYETTANLLANALRMVLTEPGFRARLNGGQMTVPEAIEQSLWDEPPFSTVLGYYAKQDTELGGQRIRRGDGLLFAPAPGNLDPRVRPDPTAHMKGNRSHLAFGGGPHECPGQDIGRAIADIGVDALLTRLPDVRLECAEEDLRWRSSIASRHLVSLPVLFEPKPKQDVNRAPSMSSLHPHRLQEPVPQPRGWTEEEKPAPVAAPPAEPPVSAPAPEWSAPPPSRWQRMWRWLLGE; encoded by the coding sequence GTGACGCCTGAACCCCAGACCCCGACAGGCACCCCCGACACCGCGCCCGGCCCGCCGCCGGGCTGCCCCGCGCACGGCACCGGTCCCGGCGGCCTGCACCGGCTGTACGGCCCGGACGCGCCCGACCTGGACGACCTCTACGAGCGGCTGCGCGAGAAGCACGGCCCCGTGGCCCCCGTACTCCTCCACGACGACGTGCCCATGTGGGTGGTCCTCGGGCACGCCGAGAACCTGCACATGGTGCGCAGCCCCTCGCAGTACACCCGCGACAGCCGGGGCTGGACCCCGCTGCTGGAAGGCATGGTCAAGCCCGACCATCCGCTGATGCCGCACATCGCCCGGCAGCCGATCTGCGCGCACGCCGAGGGCGACGAGCACCAGCGGCTGCGCGCGGCCGTCACCGCCGCGATGGGCACCATCGACCACCGGGGCCTGCGCCGCTCCATCAACAGCTCCACCCAGGAACTCGTCAACCGCTTCTGCGGGCGCGGCCGGGCCGATCTGGTCTCGCAGTTCGCCGAGCATCTGCCCATGGCCGTGATGTGCGAGATCCTCGGCATGCCCGAGGAGTTCGACGACCGGATGGTGCAGGCCGCCCGGGACGCGCTCAAGGGCACCGACACCGCCATCCAGAGCCACACCTACGTGATGGAGGCGCTTCAAGGGCTCACCGCCCGGCGCCGGGCCCGCCCCGAGGACGACGTCACCAGCCACCTCGTCACGCACCCGGCGGGGCTCAGCGACGACGAGGTCCGCGAGCATCTGCGGCTGCTGCTGTTCGCCGCGTACGAGACGACCGCCAACCTGCTGGCCAACGCGCTGCGCATGGTGCTCACCGAGCCGGGGTTCCGCGCCCGGCTCAACGGCGGCCAGATGACGGTGCCGGAGGCGATCGAGCAGTCGCTGTGGGACGAGCCGCCGTTCAGCACGGTCCTCGGCTACTACGCCAAGCAGGACACCGAGCTGGGCGGCCAGCGCATCCGGCGCGGCGACGGGCTGCTGTTCGCGCCCGCCCCGGGCAACCTCGACCCTCGGGTGCGGCCCGACCCGACCGCGCACATGAAGGGCAACCGGTCCCATCTCGCCTTCGGCGGCGGCCCGCACGAGTGCCCCGGCCAGGACATCGGGCGGGCCATCGCCGACATCGGGGTGGACGCCCTGCTGACCCGGCTGCCGGACGTCCGGCTGGAGTGCGCCGAGGAGGACCTGCGCTGGCGGTCCTCGATCGCGTCCCGGCATCTGGTGTCCTTGCCGGTGCTGTTCGAGCCCAAGCCGAAGCAGGACGTCAACCGGGCGCCCAGCATGTCCTCCCTCCATCCGCACCGGTTGCAGGAGCCGGTGCCGCAGCCGCGCGGGTGGACCGAGGAGGAGAAGCCTGCCCCGGTGGCGGCGCCGCCCGCCGAGCCGCCCGTGTCCGCCCCCGCGCCGGAGTGGAGCGCGCCGCCGCCGAGCCGCTGGCAGCGGATGTGGCGGTGGCTGCTGGGGGAGTAG
- the tatC gene encoding twin-arginine translocase subunit TatC, whose translation MPLVEHLRELRNRLAKGMLAITVVSVVVAFYSQNLMSFLSHPVPRCTGGLGESTGGSCAVIAYTDLLSPFTTTVKVCFMAGVVLSSPVWLYQLWAFIAPGLHRNERKYTYGFVAAAVPLFLAGAWLAYTILPISMRVLLGITPDGSANILPMDKVLDFIVRMILIFGGAFELPLLLVMLNFAGVVTGRRMAGWWRGVVMGVFVFGAVATPTTDPFGMIALAGPIVVLYFIAVGIALLNDRRRERADEAAELDDDEASPLDHRPEPITGPERLTAAVPEQGRQTEALPPGRHEGYDDVT comes from the coding sequence ATGCCCCTCGTGGAGCACCTGCGCGAGCTGCGCAACCGGCTCGCCAAGGGCATGTTGGCGATCACGGTCGTCTCCGTGGTGGTCGCCTTCTACAGCCAGAACCTGATGTCCTTCCTCTCGCATCCGGTCCCGCGCTGCACCGGTGGCCTGGGTGAGTCCACCGGAGGCTCCTGCGCGGTCATCGCCTACACCGACCTGCTGTCGCCCTTCACCACCACGGTGAAGGTCTGCTTCATGGCGGGCGTGGTCCTCTCCAGCCCCGTGTGGCTCTACCAGCTCTGGGCGTTCATCGCGCCGGGCCTGCACCGCAACGAGCGCAAGTACACCTACGGGTTCGTGGCCGCGGCCGTGCCGCTGTTCCTGGCGGGCGCCTGGCTCGCCTACACGATCCTGCCGATCAGCATGCGGGTGCTGCTGGGCATCACCCCCGACGGCTCGGCGAACATCCTGCCGATGGACAAGGTCCTGGACTTCATCGTCCGGATGATCCTCATCTTCGGCGGCGCCTTCGAGCTGCCGCTGCTGCTGGTCATGCTGAACTTCGCCGGTGTGGTGACCGGGCGCCGCATGGCCGGCTGGTGGCGCGGTGTGGTCATGGGCGTCTTCGTCTTCGGCGCCGTCGCCACCCCCACCACGGACCCCTTCGGCATGATCGCGCTGGCCGGCCCCATCGTGGTGCTGTACTTCATCGCCGTCGGCATCGCGCTGCTCAACGACCGCCGCCGCGAGCGCGCCGACGAGGCGGCCGAACTGGACGACGACGAAGCCTCGCCGCTCGATCACCGGCCGGAGCCGATCACCGGCCCGGAGCGGCTGACCGCCGCCGTCCCCGAGCAGGGCCGCCAGACCGAGGCGCTGCCGCCGGGCCGCCACGAGGGCTACGACGACGTCACCTGA